In the genome of candidate division KSB1 bacterium, one region contains:
- a CDS encoding FHA domain-containing protein → MPKLILKWKAEIINEYLLDGKQTGFTIGSDATNDCVINDKKVAPNHLKLELIKGCYYLENLDGNFETDLNGRSLLSRVQIVDGDDIGIGEHNLLFETAATSTLDLPTEDLEVIGEDEIPDKVELDPSKSFNLDETSAVEDITRATSTGSEEFYEIEESPEDTYTEDLNTSTQEITTSVLTAQFPPTKSLYLLAIYGPYIGKKFPLNSLDTKIGRDLTLNDIVIRNNDKGVLDPSISRRHATISKKNGHYYISDKRSQTRTYVNQVKLGPTDEITVHENDEIEIVSDQKSTIFRVLAEGIFNPARPQKAGLWWTRNKFRFGVYLSLIFALLMLGALGLSCKMRNAAGNTPDQLKFIEETWYQNESGQGSSPEKSSLALADVTGDGKVDLIFTNPLGHLIALNGVTKETIWSKKHFFVQKEFSIVLADLNMNGLKDVLVVGQDSRLHAFDGSIGAEIWLSPILGGVISGPPIVEDLNGDGLKDVVICSRSGQIHLGYGNIFDLKWQTIETALTINCVPTVTDSDNDGIPEIIVGTEEGKVIIVNGSSGIVSKVFDFNEEVSKATGDLAQHSIGNPIVIGDLNENGDLDLLIGSASGDFIAFEGSSLKRIWHENLSVENDNTENVSAAFGRFNEDQIDDAVLVSNQMVRVISGSGDPNQQKNILWEHRIGADDFFITPVSLADFNKDNSNEVILASRKGTVFILNGKTGEIISQLYNAENPVISPILVADLGHDSYLDLLFIRNDGNIYKIQSNSPIQENSVVWGQLYNNERNTGNYDFRPPDPFKFDILIATFGCMFLAVGVLTFQSYNSRLKLFS, encoded by the coding sequence ATGCCGAAGTTAATTTTGAAATGGAAGGCAGAAATTATTAATGAATACCTTTTAGATGGGAAACAAACCGGGTTTACAATCGGTTCTGATGCCACCAATGACTGCGTTATAAACGACAAGAAAGTAGCCCCGAATCACCTGAAGCTCGAATTGATTAAGGGTTGTTATTATTTAGAAAATCTGGACGGAAATTTTGAAACTGACCTAAACGGACGGTCATTACTTAGTCGCGTACAAATTGTTGATGGTGATGATATCGGAATCGGCGAACATAACCTTTTGTTCGAGACTGCAGCTACCAGCACCCTTGATTTGCCTACAGAGGATCTTGAAGTAATTGGAGAAGACGAAATCCCCGACAAGGTTGAGCTGGATCCGTCCAAATCGTTCAACTTAGATGAAACCTCTGCAGTAGAGGACATCACTCGCGCAACATCTACAGGTTCGGAAGAGTTCTACGAAATAGAAGAGTCTCCAGAAGATACATATACAGAAGATTTGAACACCAGCACTCAAGAAATTACCACCAGTGTTTTGACAGCGCAATTTCCGCCGACCAAATCTTTATACCTTCTTGCGATCTACGGCCCATATATAGGAAAAAAATTTCCTTTGAACAGTCTGGACACCAAAATTGGTCGCGACTTGACTTTGAATGATATTGTTATCAGAAATAATGATAAAGGCGTACTTGACCCGAGTATCTCACGCCGCCACGCGACCATAAGTAAAAAGAACGGACACTATTATATAAGTGACAAGAGAAGCCAGACCCGGACCTATGTAAATCAGGTGAAATTGGGCCCTACAGATGAAATTACGGTTCACGAAAATGACGAAATCGAAATTGTCAGCGACCAAAAAAGCACCATTTTCAGAGTCTTAGCCGAAGGCATATTTAATCCGGCCCGGCCCCAAAAGGCAGGCCTTTGGTGGACCCGAAACAAATTCAGGTTCGGAGTTTATCTGTCGTTAATTTTTGCGCTGCTCATGTTAGGTGCCCTTGGCTTATCATGCAAAATGAGGAATGCTGCCGGCAACACACCGGATCAACTAAAATTTATTGAAGAAACCTGGTATCAAAACGAGTCGGGTCAGGGTAGCTCTCCTGAAAAATCAAGTCTAGCTTTAGCCGACGTGACCGGCGACGGGAAAGTCGATCTAATTTTCACAAACCCACTCGGCCACCTCATTGCATTAAACGGAGTCACCAAAGAAACCATTTGGTCCAAGAAACACTTTTTTGTCCAAAAAGAATTTTCCATTGTGCTTGCCGATTTAAATATGAACGGTCTGAAAGATGTGCTGGTGGTCGGGCAAGATTCTCGGTTACATGCTTTTGATGGTTCCATCGGTGCGGAAATTTGGCTTAGCCCGATTTTGGGAGGAGTCATTTCCGGGCCTCCGATTGTCGAGGATTTGAACGGTGATGGACTCAAAGATGTGGTGATTTGCAGTCGGAGCGGTCAAATCCATCTGGGGTATGGTAATATTTTCGATTTAAAATGGCAAACAATAGAAACCGCCCTTACCATCAATTGCGTCCCTACTGTTACAGATTCGGATAATGATGGAATACCCGAAATAATTGTTGGAACCGAAGAAGGTAAAGTCATAATAGTTAACGGCAGTTCAGGCATTGTTTCAAAAGTTTTCGATTTCAACGAAGAAGTTAGTAAAGCAACCGGTGACTTAGCGCAGCACAGCATTGGGAACCCAATTGTGATCGGTGACTTAAATGAGAACGGTGACTTAGATTTATTGATTGGATCAGCTTCAGGCGACTTCATTGCTTTTGAAGGCTCCAGTTTAAAGCGCATCTGGCACGAAAATCTTTCAGTCGAAAATGATAATACTGAAAATGTATCTGCCGCTTTCGGGAGGTTTAACGAAGATCAAATTGATGACGCTGTACTCGTTTCAAACCAAATGGTACGAGTTATTAGTGGCTCGGGCGATCCCAATCAACAAAAAAATATCTTGTGGGAACATCGTATCGGCGCCGATGATTTTTTTATCACACCCGTGTCTTTGGCAGACTTTAACAAAGACAATTCAAATGAAGTTATACTGGCAAGCCGCAAGGGAACCGTTTTCATTTTGAACGGAAAAACCGGGGAAATTATTTCACAACTTTATAATGCAGAAAACCCCGTTATCTCCCCCATTTTGGTGGCAGACTTAGGTCACGACAGTTACTTAGATCTTTTATTCATTAGAAATGATGGTAATATTTATAAAATCCAAAGCAATTCACCTATTCAGGAAAACAGCGTGGTTTGGGGACAATTATATAATAATGAAAGAAACACCGGAAATTATGATTTTCGACCTCCTGATCCGTTTAAATTTGATATTTTAATTGCAACGTTCGGCTGTATGTTTCTAGCTGTCGGTGTTCTTACCTTTCAAAGCTATAACTCCAGACTCAAATTATTTAGTTGA